The genomic interval CCGCAAGGAAACCCCCGCAGCACCCGCAAGGAAACCCCCGCAGGACCCGCAAGGAAACCCCCGCAGCACCCGCAAGGAAACCCCCGCAGCACCCGCAAGGAAACCCCCGCAGCACCCGCAAGAAACCCCCGCAGCACCCGCAAGGAAACCCCCGCAGCACCCGCAAGAAACCCCCGCAGCACCCGCAAGGAAACCCCCGCAGCACCCGCAAGGAAACCCCCGCAGCACCTGCAAGGAAACCCCCGCAGCACCCGCAAGGAAACCCCCGCAGCACCGGCAAGGAAACCCCCGCAGCACCCGCAAGAAACCCCCGCAACACCCGCAAGAAACCCCCGCAGCACCCGCAAGGAAACCCCCGCAGCACCCGCAAGAAACCCCCACAGCACCCGCAAGGAAACCCCCGCAGCACCCGCAAGGAAACCCCCGCAGCACCCGCAAGGAAACCCCCGCAGCACCCGCAAGAAACCCCCGCAGCACCCGCAAGGCGGTGGGGCCCCACGAGCTCTGGGTTCCAACGCACCCGTCATCTCACACCTATATCTaaattgtatatatattttttttaataaatcatTTTGAAGGTAACCCTCCTTTTTAATTTCCACATGTAACAGGTGAGCCAGACAGACAAtatacactgaacacaaatataaacacaacatgcaacaattacagttcatataaggaaatcagtcaattgaaataaatgagtaaggccctaatctatggatttcacatgtctGGGAATACAggtatacatactgtatgttggtcacagataccttaaaaaaaagataggggcgtggatcagaaaaccagtcagtatctggtgtgaccaccatttgcctcatgcagggcaacacatctcctttgcatagagttaattaggctgttgattgtggcctgtggaatgttgtcccactcctcttcaatggctgtgtgaagttgctggacatTGTCGGTAACTGGAgaacgctgttgtacacgtcgatccagagcatcccaaaaatgctcaatgggtgacatgtctggtgagtatgcaggccatcgAAGAACTAGGcatttttcagcttccaggaattctgTACAGATTCTTgtgacatggggcagtgcattatcatgctgaaacatgaggtgatggcggcggatgaatggcacgacaatgagcctcaggaaactgcagtcaggtcaagtacctggtgaggatgacaagcatGCAGATTAGCTTCTCACAGTGTTTGTGGAAATTCTTtgattgtgcaaacccacagtttcctcagttgtccgggtggctggtctcagacgatcccgccggtgaagaagccggatgtggaggtcctgggctggcgtggttacacatggtctgcggttgtgaggccagttggacatattgctaaattctctaaaacaacgttggaagcggcttatggtagagaaatgaacattcaattctctggcaacagctctggtggacattccttcagtcagcatgccaactgtacactccctcaaaacttaagacgtgtcattgtgttgtgtgataaaactgcacattttagagtggctttttattgtcccctgcacaaggtgcacctgtgtaattatcatgctctttaatcatcttcttgatatgccacacatgtcaggtgaatggaatattttggcaaaggagaattgctcagtaacagggatgtaaacaaatttgtgcacaacaatttgagagaaataagctttttgttcgtatggaaaatttctgggatcttatatttcagctcatgaaacatgggaccaacacgttaCATGCTgcttttatattgttgttcagtatagttgtcaTACATCTAGTTAGCCTGTTTCTCAGCAGCGCCGGCGGCAGCCCTACCTTGTTTTCCTCACCTAATTGGCCATTAAGTTTATTTTAAAGTTAGGTGAATCAGGTCGGACTCGGATGGAGAATGTGTGCGTTGTTCAAGCTCGTGCCAAATTACCGAAGATAACCACATCAGCAAAGCTACCCCCTTGCTAGAAGGTCTTATGCAGCAGCAGGACTAGACAGAGACCTCACTGCCCGGCCTGACAATGACAGTGGCCTTgcacctcctcttcttccttccccCTGAGAatagtgacagttcctctagtgagatgcccccccccttctcctcctcacagctgtcgACTGCCAGAGACCCAGTGGCGCTCATGAGAGCGACCCCCCTTCTGTGGACACTTGTAAATCTACGAGTGATGAGACGGATAGCCCCGACAGCGTGGAGTCTGAGCTCCAATGTGTAATATAATAGGCTACCAGATAAATACTATAAATAGCTATAGATAGGCTAGTAGACTAGACTACAATGTCTGCATAAACAATCCATACTAAACTATTGTTTTGATGGTGGACTGGTTGTATTATTTGTAGTGgggtgtattcatggatgccaagggaagccaggcttccccccaaaaatggacaaaaaaaacccCCATACAAAATAATTGAtatttcgtctctctgtgtttcataaatgtccttaaattcgcaagaggctgaatgtatgtCACCGGAGAAAGCAGCCGATCAAATGAatcagcgcccctctgtctcagtatgtgtagcgtatctatctgatgctgtctggtcaacaagagtatgacattgttgccaacCACAGCATTGAATGGTATGGGTGGCCAATCAGCGTTGCTGATATATCAGACcagtgagctcagctgtgaatggtcctggcgcaccaaaaaaaagtgtcaagggaagccagtcttgatttggcttcagaccaatcacatcacatccgAAGCTAAactcattgacagaaaaaaaagtacattgttgcatctcgttgtgtcgtTGTCTTCTAGTGGCTGGTCCGAAAATGTAGAAAACATGACCttgattgaccatgctgtaggacATGGAACTGTTTGTTCCAtccaatatgttttgtggacttcacagATCAAATGTTGCTCCCtggttttgtaatgaaacaaatgtgtggttgaatttattctgccactgtcttcttatcgtctcggccttaggcctatatatcacggtggcaaggcatatgaatgaACAGGTTACAGAACAAACAATGCAATAGCCTCGTAAATGTTATGTAATTCTACTGTGTTACTTTACATTTTTGctttattttcttaactctatttcttggaCTGCACTGTTGGTTGCACTGTTGgttgtcctgtgtggctcagttggtagagcatggtgtttgcaatgccagggttgtgggttcgattcccacgggggaccagtatggaggaaaaactgtatgaaatgtatgcattcactactgtaagtcgctctggataagagtgtctgctaaaatgtgtaaatgttggttaagggcttgtaagtaaacatttcatggtaagatctacacctgttgtatttgggcacatgtgacaaataaaatttggtttgaattatcacaacacataggttgtaatatggcattTGTTCCTGGCTTGGTTTCTCCTGTGATTTCCCCCACACACAACTACTGATTATTCGGCATTAAGAGACTGGCACACACTTTTTATccaagctgagagagagagagagagagagaggactgctaaggtaggctataggcctactggACATGTATATTCTAAATAAATCTATTGGTTACTGATTATTATAAAgtgggtggttccagccctgaatgctgattggctgacagccgtggtatatcagaccatataccaccgTAGGCCTATAGCTTCGTGAAATATAAACGTTAGGATTAACATGAGAAAATGACAACCAAATAAAAAGAAACATTAAAACAAAGCTACAGGCTACTACAAGCACCACGTAACCtgatagacatttacattttagtcatttagtagacgctcttatccagagcgacttacagtagtgaatgcatacatttcatacatttttttctccgtactggtcccccgtgggaaacgaacccacaaccctggctttgcaaacaccatgataaaccaactgagccacacgggatcagtTCATTGATAGGCAACCGCCTAGACATTGcagtttcagaaccatggacagccatcAGTAGTATATACTGTGTGAGTGGCTAATGCATAAGATTATTTTGGTTAGGTGGGGGGGGCAAACTCAGACTTCGCGGGATTCTGGAGAAACGGCGCTATGCCAGTGGTGTAAGAACATGGTTAGTAAATGAGTTTCTCTTTATCTGACACATTAAAGGAAAGGGAATTCTAGCAATAGCCTAATTAGCAATACAGAATTAAAAAGCAGTTGTCATTTGAAATGAAACTGTCCTCATCTGTTCTTAGTAACCAAAAACAGCAACAGTACTAGAGCCTTAAGCCTAGAGCCATCCATCTATAGTGAGTGGTGaatctgtccatgtgtcactatGCAAAacacccctctatctctctgctgcACAACAATGACCAAATTTACAGCTTCCACACAGGGATCAATAGTGATTTGATTGGTGCCTCATTCAACTTGAAGGTCAGAGCAGAAGATCACgggtccatcccaaatggcaccatattccctatatagtgcactgctttagaccagggtcagtaggactctggcaccctattccctatatagtgcactgctttagacctGGGTCAGTAGGactctggcaccctattccctatatagtgcactgctttagacctGGGTCAGTAGGattctggcaccctattccctatatagtgcactattttagacctGGGTCAGTAGGactctggcaccctattccctatatagtgcactgctttagacctGGGTCAGTAGGactctggcaccctattccctacatagtgcactactttagacctgggTCAGTAGGactctggcaccctattccctatatagtgcactgctttagacctGGGTCAGTAGGactctggcaccctattccctacatagtgccctactttcgATCAGctttggtctatagtagtgcactatattggtaATATAGGGAGCCTTTTGGGAATGAAACCCACCTCATTTTAGACCATAACGGCCTCCTGTCAGACCTCATCAACATCAAAAACCCTCCTATTGCTTTGTACATTCACTTTCTCACAGCAACTTGTGAATAAAGTGAACGTTCTCGAATCGTGTCCCAGAGAGACAGTGATAATTCAAGGGGATTCAAGGGATTCAACTCCAACGGGTTTCTAGGCTACTGTAAAATACTTTAACACTGTAACATATTTGATGTGTTTTATGGTTTTTCATAGGACTGTTGGGAGATAATTCCCCCGTTGTGGGCTAAAGGAGATCCAAATAATAAACAACTCATCAACAATACCTCTCAGCTGGAGGTGTGATGATATAACGTGGTCTTCTTTAGATATAAGCACTTCCTGTCTCATTGTTATGGGCAACATGCTAATAACGTGGTAATTCTAATCAAATGCAGAAATTACCCCTTAAAAAATGCACTCGAATAGAAGCAGATAGGCTACAAAACACAATTCAACCTCAAGGaagcatacacacaaacacaatactTTTCAGCATCAATATCTTTGAGGTACCAATCACATTATAGGCTACTCTATCACACCGCAACTAATTAACAAGCATAATCAGACCTTGCAACAACACTTGAGACATAGCAATTATCTCAGCAGCACTTGAGACGTGACACTTACCAAAGACGAGCAATTAATGGGCATTAAAACAGATTGTTGAGAACTTTGCTGAACTCAATGGCATCAGAAAAATCCCGGAGAGAGAGCAGCCTACCTTTTCTGTGTTCTGTGATCTCTTCCTTTCCAGTGACAGTCTTTAGCTGTGTAGCCTATCGTTCAACAGTGTTGTAAGCACCTGGTAAATAACAATAATATTTTTCCTGTGACGAAAGTCGATTCAATAGTGGATAAATTGTCGCGTAAGGTTGTACAGTCAAGCCCCTAAAAGCTTCATTTATCTTGGCTCCTCACTTCTGTCGCGCATCGCCTCTATCCTCACTGCAACCGGCGCAGAGCGCGGAGCGTTTAAATACCCGTGACGTCAGGAGGGCTCTCTGGTTCCAGGGTCAGTTCACACTGAAGGCTGTCCATTCACAAAGGCATTTCTATTCCCAATAAAACTGTTCAAACACTTTGGATATAAATAGCTGCTTCTCGTCAGTTTGAAAAtagatgctgtgttttttttcttcttccaatTTTTAATTGTTATTTAAAttaacttcctgaattgactgacttTCTATTTGAATTGACCAGCCCTGCATGGACATGTGCCCattcataaatatatatttatatatattttgtatttatttaacgtttatttaactagggacgtcagttaagaacaaattcttatttacaatgacggtttaccaaaaggcaaagacctcctgcggggacaggggcctgggattaaaataaataaataaatacaataaaaatataggacaaaacacacatcacaagagagacaacacaacacttcataaagagataCCTAAAACGGGgacggggcctgggattaaaaatacattaaataatATCACGCAATATATCGATAATAATTAATTATAACATCAAAAGATCACATTGGTTTGGATATGATCATTATACAGTTTGATTAACTCACATCTGAATTTGCATAGAACATTAACATCGGTGGAGAAACAAACTTTTGCATATTGTCACAATTAATCAGTTGAGAGCTCAATCATCAGTGCAATTCGCTTTGGCTTTAAATAGACTTAGATTTAGAATGACTTTATTTTCCGAAGGGAATTTAATTTCTGGTGTCGGGGCAGGGATATACAAGCACATCTACCATTAGTCTCATGACAGTGCACTGCATCCAACAAAGGTTTAAACTGGACATGTTAACATATTGTTTTCCGCTTTTCTAAACACACTGGAATTTATCGTTtgtaagaaaaaaaatctatgtgtgtgtgtgtgtgtacggaatTGATGACGTCAACTCGACGAGCCCGCCGCGGTTGCGCAGTTTGCTTCCTGGACTTGAATGGATTGCTTACAACTTCGGAATCGGTTCCCGCTTGTCTTGTCAACAACAGCTAATCTTTCAAAAACAATCTTCCCAAAAGCGTTTTCTATGAAGCGGGGTGACAATGATTAAGACCGAGAAGGTGTTGCATTTGAAGAGTTCCCGAGGACGGAAGGTCCGTGTGATTCGGGAACATTATTTGAGAGAACATGTTCCCTGCTACAGCTCTCTCTGTCAGGCACAATGCGCCAACGGTAAAGTCAGGttttactaaataaaatactCTATAAGTCTTCCTTTTGATGTCCTCAAATTTTAGGGAAACGTAAATGTAacatgctaactagctaaattacaACAAGGCAAAGCTAAACCATGATGTTTCTCTTTTGTATCACACAGTCACGTGATGATAGTTGTTAGTTGTTACACCGTAACAACACCTGTCACCCTTTTAACACCCTGTTCCCGAGTACAGTAGCAAGAACATAATGATGATGTTCATCACAGTAAAGGTAGATAAGACGACTTAGACTCCTGTGTATAAATTTATATAGCTAAGAATAGACGTGGATGTTGTTGACACAGTGCTGCTGTGTTTGCAGTGATCTCCATCAGGACATGGTAGAGTCTGAATCTGTTCATacctacagagacagagagcacccGCTCAAACACCTTCATCATACACTATCCCTCTTCTAGATTGATTAGTTGACAgattgaccctctctctctctctactctctctactctctctcgctctccctccctccctccctccctccctccctccctccctccctccctccctccctccctctctgttctgtCCCATCAGAAGGCAAGGTGCTGTCTGGAGAGGTAACTCACTATGTGATGCCTGATGCAGGCGTGGCGAGAGACTTTATGGAGATTCTGGAGTTTAGAGAGATCCAGGGGATAGTGTTCACACAGACTGCCTGCCAGGCGATCCAACACAGCAGAGGACGCAGGTACAGGAGCTACACGCCTACACCCCTCCAATGAGATAATTACTGTAACACAGGTTGAGTAGCTAAGCCTACACCCCTCCAATGAGATAATTACTGTAACACAGGTTGAGTAGCTAAGCCTATACCACTCCAATGAGATAATTACTGTAACACAGGTTGAGTAGCTAAGCCTATACCACTCCAATGAGATAATTACTGTAACACAGGTTGAGTAGCTAAGCCTATACCACTCCAATGAGATAATTACTGTAACACAGGTTGAGTAGCTAAGCCTATACCACTCCAATGAGATAATTACTGTAACACAGGTTGAGTAGCTAAGCCTACACCACTCCAATGAGATAATTACTGTAACACAGGTTGAGTAGCTAAGCCTATACCACTCCAATTAGATAATTACTGTAACACAGGTTGAGTAGCTAAGCCTACACCCCTCCAATGAGATAATTACTGTAACACAGGTTGAGTAGCTAAGCCTATACCACTCCAATGAGATAATTACTGTAACACAGGTTGAGTAGCTAAGCCTATACCACTCCAATGAGATAATTACTGTAACACAGGTTGAGTAGCTAAGCCTACACCACTCCAATGAGATAATTACTGTAACACAGGTTGAGTAGCTAAGCCTATACCACTCCAATGAGATAATTACTGTAACACAGGTTGAGTAGCTAAGCCTACACCACTTCAATGAGATAATTACTGTAACACAGGTTGAGTAGCTAAGCCTATACCACTCCAATTAGATAATTACTGTAACACAGGTTGAGTAGCTAAGCCTATACCACTCCAATGAGATAATTACTGTAACACAGGTTGAGTAGCTAAGCCTATACCACTCCAATGAGATAATTACTGTAACACAGGTTGAGTAGCTAAGCCTATACCACTCCAATGAGATAATTACTGTAACACAGGTTGAGTAGCTAAGCCTACACCACTCCAATGAGATAATTACTGTAACACAGGTTGAGTAGCTAAGCCTATACCACTCCAATTAGATAATTACTGTAACACAGGTTGAGTAGCTAAGCCTATACCACTCCAATGAGATAATTACTGTGACACAGGTTGAATAGCTAAGCCTATACCACTCCAATGAGATAATTACTGTAACACAGGTTGAGTAGCTAAGCCTATACCACTCCAATTAGATAATTACTGTAACACAGGTTGAGTAGCTAAGCCTATACCACTCCAATGAGATAATTACGGTAACACAGGTTGAATAGCTAAGCCTACACCACTCCAATGAGATAATTACTGTAACACAGGTTGAGTAGCTAAGCCTATACCACTCCAATGAGATAATTACTGTAACACAGGTTGAGTAGCTAAGCCTATACCACTCCAATGAGATAATTACTGTAACACAGGTTGAGTAGCTAAGCCTACACCCCTCCAATGAGATAATTACTGTAACACAGGTTGAGTAGCTAAGCCTACACCACTCCAATGAGATAATTACTGTAACACAGGTTGAGTAGCTAAGCCTATACCACTCCAATGACGTAGCCCATCTATCATATCAGAGGATGGAGGTACACTAGATCTAAATGCCCAATGGCACATCACCA from Salmo trutta unplaced genomic scaffold, fSalTru1.1, whole genome shotgun sequence carries:
- the LOC115184213 gene encoding basic salivary proline-rich protein 2-like; translated protein: MNHLKGNSGNPRSTRKETPAAPARNPRCTRKETHAAPARKPPQHPQGNPRSTRKETPAGPARKPPQHPQGNPRSTRKETPAAPARNPRSTRKETPAAPARNPRSTRKKPSQHPQGNPRSTRKKPPQHLQGNPRSTRKKPPQHPQETPAAPARKPPQHPQGNPRRTRKETPAAPARKPPQHPQGNPRSTRKKPPQHPQGNPRSTRKKPPQHPQGNPRSTRKETPAAPARKPPQHPQGNPRSTGKETPAAPARNPRNTRKKPPQHPQGNPRSTRKKPPQHPQGNPRSTRKETPAAPARKPPQHPQETPAAPARRCRLPETQWRS